Proteins from one Mycobacterium sp. SMC-2 genomic window:
- the mftF gene encoding mycofactocin biosynthesis glycosyltransferase MftF (Members of this protein family, MftF, are glycosyltransferases, members of PF00535 (glycosyl transferase family 2). The encoding gene is found as part of the mycofactocin cassette, in Mycobacterium tuberculosis, many other Actinobacteria, and occasional members of other lineages. Mycofactocin itself, a putative redox carrier, is a heavily modified derivative of the C-terminal Val-Tyr dipeptide of the mycofactocin precursor MftA (TIGR03969).): MTPVTHPRYFPVSQPRLPDGFAVQVDRRVRVLGDGSALLGGSPTRLLKLAPAAQDMLCDGRLKVRDDVSAQLARTLLDATVAHPRPAGGPSHRDVTVVIPVRDNLSGVRRLVSSLRGLRVVVVDDGSFPPIEPDDFVGAHCDVEVLRHSRSRGPAAARNTGLAACTTDYVAFLDSDVAPRRGWLEALLGHFCDPTVALAAPRIVGLSHSEKVVARYEAVHSSLDLGEREAPVLPHSTVSYVPSAAIICRCSALRGVGGFDETLQSGEDVDLCWRLIEAGARLRYEPVALVAHDHRTELRDWLARKAFYGGSAAPLSIRHPDKTAPVVISGWALMTWILMAFGTSLSQLASVVVAVLTGRRIARAMRDAETSIADVVVIAARGLGSAALQLASALCRHYWPLALLAATLSRHFRHVVLVAAIMDGVVDWLRRRDAIGDDAEPIGPLTYLLLKRVDDLAYGLGLWWGVLRERNLRALKPQIRS, encoded by the coding sequence CTGACGCCCGTCACTCACCCCCGGTATTTTCCGGTCAGCCAACCTAGGCTGCCGGACGGGTTCGCCGTCCAGGTCGACCGCCGCGTGCGGGTGCTCGGCGACGGCTCGGCGCTGCTCGGTGGTTCACCCACCCGGCTGCTGAAGCTGGCGCCGGCCGCCCAGGACATGTTGTGCGACGGCCGGCTGAAGGTTCGCGACGACGTCAGCGCGCAGTTGGCCCGCACCCTGCTGGACGCCACCGTGGCGCATCCGCGGCCGGCGGGTGGCCCGTCGCACCGCGACGTGACCGTGGTAATCCCGGTGCGGGACAACCTTTCCGGCGTGCGACGCCTGGTGAGCTCGCTGCGCGGCCTGCGGGTGGTGGTGGTGGACGATGGCTCGTTCCCGCCGATCGAGCCCGACGACTTCGTCGGCGCGCACTGCGACGTCGAGGTGTTGCGGCACTCTCGCAGCAGGGGCCCCGCGGCCGCCCGCAACACCGGGCTGGCCGCCTGCACCACCGACTACGTCGCCTTCCTGGACTCCGATGTCGCGCCCCGGCGCGGGTGGCTGGAGGCGCTGCTCGGCCATTTCTGCGACCCGACCGTCGCGCTGGCCGCACCGCGCATCGTCGGCCTGTCGCACAGTGAGAAAGTGGTGGCCCGCTACGAGGCGGTGCACTCGTCGCTCGACCTCGGCGAGCGCGAAGCGCCGGTGCTGCCCCACAGCACGGTGTCCTATGTGCCCAGCGCGGCGATCATCTGTCGCTGCTCGGCCCTGCGCGGTGTCGGCGGGTTCGACGAGACGCTGCAATCGGGGGAGGACGTCGACCTGTGTTGGCGGCTCATCGAGGCCGGCGCCCGGCTGCGCTACGAGCCCGTCGCGCTGGTCGCCCACGACCACCGCACCGAACTGCGCGATTGGCTGGCACGCAAGGCGTTTTACGGTGGCTCGGCTGCCCCGCTCTCCATCCGCCACCCGGACAAGACGGCGCCCGTGGTGATCTCCGGGTGGGCGCTGATGACCTGGATCCTGATGGCGTTCGGGACCAGCCTGTCGCAGCTGGCGTCCGTCGTCGTCGCCGTCCTGACCGGCCGACGGATCGCCAGGGCGATGCGCGACGCCGAGACGTCGATCGCCGACGTGGTGGTGATCGCGGCCCGCGGCCTGGGTTCGGCGGCGCTGCAGCTGGCGTCGGCCCTGTGCCGCCACTACTGGCCGCTGGCGCTGCTTGCGGCCACGCTGTCGCGGCATTTCCGGCACGTCGTGCTGGTCGCGGCCATCATGGACGGCGTGGTCGACTGGCTGCGCCGCCGGGACGCGATCGGCGACGACGCCGAACCGATCGGCCCGCTGACTTATCTGTTGCTCAAGCGGGTCGACGACCTGGCGTACGGCCTGGGGTTGTGGTGGGGTGTGCTGCGGGAGCGCAACCTGCGCGCGCTGAAACCGCAGATCCGGAGCTAG